From the Misgurnus anguillicaudatus chromosome 17, ASM2758022v2, whole genome shotgun sequence genome, one window contains:
- the calcrla gene encoding calcitonin gene-related peptide type 1 receptor, producing the protein MSKKMMRSCWVCLLLLGSVTELIASPEVNESQQQHPQNVYHDITITRNKIVTAQFECYQRIMKDNPQDRKTGPVCNRTWDGWLCWDDTDAGVTSEQHCPDYYQDFDPTEIVIKICTESGQWFLHPASNRTWTNYTRCNLHANEGRRTAMNLFYLALIGHGLSLTSLFISLTIFFHFKSLSCQRITLHKNLFFSFVLNSIITIIWLTAVANNQELVQQNPISCKVSQFIHLYIFGCNYFWMLCEGIYLHTLIVVAVFAEKQHLMWYYLLGWGFPLIPATIHAVARSYYYNDNCWISSNTSLLYIIHGPICAALLVNLFFLLNIVRVLITKLKVTHQAESSLYMKAVRATLILVPLLGIQYVLLPYKPGGRVSAEIYEYIMHIIMHYQGLLVATIFCFFNGEVQAVLRRHWNQYRIQFGSTITHSDALRSASYTASSITEVQGCYSIDGHTEHLNGKNCHDIDNIIKPENPFA; encoded by the exons ATGTCAAAGAAGATGATGCGCAGCTGTTGGGTTTGTCTATTGCTGCTGGGATCTGTCACAGAG CTTATTGCCAGTCCCGAGGTGAACGAAAGTCAGCAACAGCATCCTCAGAATGTGTATCATGACATTACCATTACCAGAAACAAGATCGTGACTGCCCAGTTCGAATGCTATCAGAGGATCATGAAGGACAACCCCCAAGACAGAAAAA CTGGTCCAGTATGCAACAGAACCTGGGATGGATGGTTGTGTTGGGACGACACAGATGCCGGTGTCACATCTGAGCAACACTGCCCGGACTATTACCAGGACTTTGACCCTACAG AAATAGTCATTAAAATATGCACAGAAAGTGGCCAGTGGTTCCTGCATCCCGCGAGCAACCGAACATGGACAAATTACACCAGATGTAATCTGCACGCTAATGAAGGACGAAGG ACCGCAATGAACTTGTTCTACTTGGCATTAATAGGTCATGGGCTTTCCCTTACATCTTTGTTTATTTCACTCACCATATTCTTCCATTTTAA GAGTTTAAGCTGTCAGAGAATAACCCTGCACAAAAACCTCTTCTTTTCCTTTGTATTAAACTCCATCATCACTATCATTTGGTTAACAGCAGTGGCAAACAACCAAGAACTAGTCCAGCAAAATCCA ATCAGCTGTAAGGTATCACAGTTCATTCATCTGTACATCTTTGGATGTAACTACTTCTGGATGCTGTGTGAAGGGATCTACCTGCACACGCTTATTGTCGTGGCAGTGTTTgctgaaaaacagcatttaatgTGGTACTACCTCCTTGGATGGG gTTTCCCACTTATACCAGCTACAATACACGCCGTAGCCAGAAGTTACTACTACAATGATAA TTGTTGGATCAGCTCAAATACGTCTCTCCTGTACATTATTCACGGCCCTATCTGTGCAGCACTATTG GTGAATTTGTTCTTTCTGCTGAACATCGTACGAGTCCTCATCACCAAGCTGAAAGTAACGCATCAGGCAGAATCGAGCCTCTACATGAAAGCTGTGCGGGCCACGCTTATTCTGGTTCCACTACTGGGCATCCAGTACGTCCTCCTGCCATACAAACCCGGCGGGCGTGTTTCAGCAGAAATTTACGAATACATTATGCATATCATAATGCATTATCAG ggACTGCTGGTGGCCACAATCTTCTGCTTTTTCAATGGGGAG GTTCAAGCGGTTTTAAGAAGGCACTGGAATCAGTATCGCATTCAGTTTGGCAGTACCATCACCCACTCTGATGCGCTGAGATCTGCCTCATACACTGCGTCATCCATCACTGAGGTCCAGGGCTGTTACAGCATCGACGGCCATACAGAACACCTGAACGGCAAAAACTGCCATGATATTGACAACATCATAAAACCAGAGAATCCCTTCGCCTGA